A region from the Stygiolobus caldivivus genome encodes:
- the spt4 gene encoding transcription elongation factor subunit Spt4: MPEKKIFKACKNCRALLPPETATCPLCNSTSFSEDWNGMVIIISQDSEVGKIFGASTPWRYAITIK, from the coding sequence ATGCCAGAGAAGAAAATTTTCAAAGCGTGCAAAAATTGTAGAGCTCTATTACCCCCAGAGACAGCTACTTGCCCTTTATGCAATTCTACCTCGTTTAGCGAGGATTGGAACGGAATGGTGATAATAATTAGTCAAGATTCTGAGGTAGGAAAAATATTCGGGGCATCTACTCCTTGGAGATACGCAATAACTATCAAGTAG
- a CDS encoding DNA-directed RNA polymerase, with the protein MFKLIRAKGIVRIPPDYFGQPIDDVAIQILRQEYQEKVLKDIGLVLAILNAKASEEGYIVFGDGATYHEVEFNMLVYSPIMHEVVEGEVNQVDNYGIYVNIGPVDGLVHISQITDDNLKFDQNRGILIGERSKKVIQKGDRVRARIISISVGGGRMPRIALTMKQPFLGKLEWINQELSRASK; encoded by the coding sequence ATGTTTAAACTCATTAGGGCTAAAGGCATCGTCCGTATACCCCCTGATTACTTTGGACAACCAATTGATGATGTAGCAATACAGATACTAAGGCAAGAATACCAAGAAAAAGTCCTAAAAGATATCGGGTTAGTCCTAGCAATTTTAAATGCTAAAGCTAGTGAAGAAGGGTATATAGTATTTGGTGATGGTGCTACCTATCACGAGGTTGAGTTTAATATGTTAGTGTATAGCCCTATAATGCATGAGGTAGTTGAGGGCGAAGTAAATCAGGTTGATAACTATGGTATTTATGTTAATATTGGTCCAGTAGACGGTCTAGTCCATATTTCTCAGATTACCGACGATAACTTAAAATTCGACCAAAATAGAGGGATTTTAATCGGGGAAAGGTCTAAAAAGGTTATCCAAAAGGGTGATAGAGTGAGGGCCAGGATAATTAGTATATCCGTAGGTGGGGGTAGAATGCCTAGAATAGCTTTGACTATGAAACAACCTTTTTTAGGCAAGTTAGAGTGGATAAACCAAGAACTTTCTAGGGCGAGCAAATAA
- a CDS encoding GTP-dependent dephospho-CoA kinase family protein yields MEIRNNYQVDYCFILPNNLRNQLAKPYGILFINDHKLFNFLGARGSSRIITVGDVVTRTLLSHNIIPFLPIIDGKTKRKIEVGEEIISERVVNEAGLIRLSAILKIERLLKSETSRGKVLYVEGEEDLLVIPAVIYGRNGDIVLYGQPNAGVVALVIDNFMRKRVLEIFTKFKVVRCDPKSE; encoded by the coding sequence TTGGAGATACGCAATAACTATCAAGTAGACTATTGTTTCATCCTACCCAATAATTTACGAAATCAATTAGCAAAACCTTATGGTATTCTCTTTATAAATGATCATAAGCTATTCAATTTTCTTGGAGCTAGAGGAAGTTCGAGGATAATTACTGTAGGTGACGTAGTAACAAGGACTTTATTAAGTCATAATATTATCCCTTTTCTACCCATTATAGATGGAAAAACTAAGAGAAAAATTGAAGTGGGAGAAGAGATAATTTCAGAACGAGTCGTTAATGAGGCAGGGCTAATAAGGTTATCCGCGATTCTGAAAATAGAGCGTTTATTGAAATCAGAGACAAGTAGAGGTAAGGTACTGTACGTAGAAGGGGAGGAGGACCTATTGGTAATTCCAGCTGTTATATACGGGAGAAACGGAGATATAGTATTATATGGCCAACCTAATGCTGGTGTAGTGGCGTTAGTCATAGATAACTTTATGCGAAAGAGGGTCTTAGAAATTTTTACTAAATTCAAAGTAGTACGTTGTGATCCTAAATCAGAATAA
- a CDS encoding PIN domain-containing protein encodes MEISRMGTDQLLKVLVDTNILLYVYDRFDPFERVIQFLDYKPTFYITTSVINELKKIGQNGGPKMQRKVQVALKYLEVYKNYWSEIKDDNKDLDVDTHLLSICKNYDLALFTNDLDLKRRAIKLGVKVLYLRQKSKNISLSFII; translated from the coding sequence GTCCTGGTAGACACGAATATCTTACTTTATGTTTATGATCGATTCGACCCATTTGAGCGAGTTATTCAATTTTTAGACTATAAGCCAACTTTCTATATAACCACATCTGTCATAAATGAACTCAAAAAAATTGGTCAGAATGGAGGCCCTAAGATGCAAAGGAAAGTCCAAGTGGCGCTTAAATATTTAGAAGTATATAAAAACTACTGGAGTGAGATAAAGGATGACAATAAAGACTTAGACGTTGATACTCATCTACTTAGTATTTGTAAGAATTACGATTTGGCATTATTTACAAATGACCTTGACCTTAAACGTAGAGCAATAAAATTGGGTGTAAAAGTTTTATACCTGAGACAGAAGAGTAAAAATATAAGTCTTAGTTTTATTATCTAG